TTTTCAGCTCTCCCTTCAGACAGGGATCCCGCAGGCTGAAGGGATCCCTTTTAAACCCCACTGAATTCCATGAACGGTTCTCCATTCAATTCCAAATTGCGCGAACCACATTGCAGGATCAATCTTTCAGGCTGCAatatctcttttaaaaaaaaaaaaaacaaactccctTGACAGCAGAGAAGTGTTTGCATTTGTCCTAAATCCACCTTTCTGTCTTCTCCCTGGCATATAAGAGCAAGCATCTCTGGATTAAAATTCTAAGGGACCACTGCTTGGGATGTCAGAGCGCGTGCCTGAGacattgcttttttcccctccctccaaaCTTGCATCAAAGGGAGTTTAAATTGCTGCTAGGAGTTTAAAAACTGCAATTAGAAACAGACTAATCAGGGGCGTGCCGATGAGAAATgtctcttcctgcagctccccaggagTCGTGGCTGCAGTTATCTACAGCCTGGCTAGCAGCGAACCTTGATGCGTAATGAAAATCGGAGCCCATGAATACTGTAGGTGAATCGATATCTCAGCTGAAGTTCACAGTAGAAAATATAATCAGTGCTCTTACACAAGCCAGTAGCGTTCCTAGACAGAAGGAGAACAGCGGCAGGatccctgccagagcaggaaaagaaacagggaGGCCATGTAGCAGCACAGAAGAGATTCTTGGGTTGGAATGGGAAGACACCGATGCTGGAAGCACTTGAAAGGTATTGCTGCCTTTGTGTTAGGGTTGGCTATGCTGGCACAAGTCAGGCGCTCACTAAATGAAGGCTTGATTGCTTTAATAAAGCATCAGTTCCTCGCGTGAAGAGCACAGCTCTCTTCTTTCCGATGACAGCATTTCTTTTGGAAGATGACGGCAGCTCCTGGCCTTTGATCCCGGATTGCAGCCAAAGAAATGGCTGAGTGACCCGGGAGTCTCCCGCCGGGCGGTTCGTGGACATGCAAGTCCTCCTCCACCCCCAGTAAAATAAACCTGAGTATTATGTTCACCAGCTCACATTTCAAGTCGGAATGGGGTGTATCAAAATCTGTACTTGGCAATGCTCCTTGTACTGCTGTTAACTGTTATTAATTACAGTTGAGGAGAGAGGCAGAATTGGATAAACGTGGCTGGGCACAAGGATCAGGAAAAGGAGCTGGCTCTCCCAAGTCCTTTGTGAGTGGCCCAGAGGTTGTAGCGCTGTCTTTCCTCCGGCTGTTGGactgctctgcaaaaaaaaCGAGTGAGCCAAAGTCCCAGggaagataacttttttttttttctgacaaagcTTCATAGAGCTCAtcctcagactttttttttctctctttttctcgTTTCAAGTACTGCATTGGCACGCTTTCTTCCTTTCGCTCGTTCCCTGGAAGcggaaaaaatgctgaaaaaagcCTAAACCCTCTTGAATAGTccataaaatatgaattatgaTAGGCCTATAAACCTGATGTTTAAATGgttcctttcttattttattttccacaggtCTTTGCCTTCACCATGTCAAGGAGTGTTAATGATGTGCTCCCTCTCCATTGCATTCCCCACCTGTCATCTTGCTAGGACCTAGCTACAGAATGAACATAGCAGCTGTGTTTAATGCCCTGCTCGTGTCTGTCCTTGCTGCCGTGCTGTGGAAATACATCAAGCTGCGAGAGCATGTCTTCATGGTCGAAGAGGAGCTGGTCCTCACGCGTCAGTCTCAGGAGCTCTCTCAGGTCCAGATCGACTACCATGCGGCTCTCCAGACGCTGGTGGAGGATGGGACCAGGATGGTGTGCACTGGCAGGATGCACACCGACCGCATCTGCCGCTTCGAGTCCCTCTGCTACTCTACTGAGGCTGAGGAGTTCGTCTACTTCCACAGCAACTCCTCGGTCATGCTGCCCAACCTGGGCTCCCGGAGGTTCCAGCCCGCGCTGCTCGACCTCTCCTCGGTGGAAGATCACAACACCCAGTACTTCAACTTCGTGGAGCTGCCCGCTGCTGCGCTGAAGTTTATGCCAAAGCCGGTCTTCGTGCCCGACGTGGCGCTGATCGCTAACAGGTTCAACCCAGACAACTTGATGCACGTCTTTCATGACGACCTCCTCCCCATCTATTACACCATGCAGCAGTTCACTGATTTGGATCCGGAGGCACGGCTCTTCTTCATGGAAGGGTGGAGTGAAGGTGTTCATTTTGACCTCTACAAGTTACTGAGTAACAAGCAGCCGCTCCTCAGGGAGCAGCTTAAAACCCTGGGCAGGCTCCTCTGCTTTACCAAATCGTACGTGGGACTCTCCAAAATCACCACCTGGTACCAGTACGGATTTGTCCAGCCACAAGGGCCGAAGGCCAACATCTTGGTTTCTGGCAACGAGATCAGGCAGTTCACCAAATTCATGATGCAGAAGCTGAACGTCAGCTTGGAGGAGAGCTCCAGTGAGGAGTACATCGTCGTGTTCAGTCGAACAATCAACAGACTTATCCTAAATGAGGCAGAACTAATCCTGGCACTCGCCCAGGAGTTTCAGATGAAAACCATTACCGTCTCTCTGGAGGAGCATTCGTTTTCTGACATCGTCCGGCTGATCAGCAACGCGTCCATGCTGGTCAGCATGCATGGGGCCCAATTAGTCATGTCTCTCTTCCTGCCGAGAGGTGCCACGGTGGTGGAGCTCTTCCCTTATGCTATCAACCCTGAACACTATACCCCTTACAAAACCCTGGCAACCCTTCCTGGCATGGACCTGCAGTACATTGCCTGGCAGAACACCGCCAGGGAAGACACCGTTACCTACCCCGACAGACCTTGGGATCAGGGTGGGATTGCTCATCTGGACAAAGCTGAGCAAGAGCGCATCATTAAGAGCACTGAGGTGCCACGGCACCTCTGCTGCCGCAACCCCGAGTGGCTGTTCCGTGCCTACCAGGACACGAAGGTGGACAtcccttccctcatccaagtGATCAGGCAGACTGTGAAATCTAAGCCTGGGCCCAAGAAGCAGAAGTGGTCTGGGAGCCTCTACCCTGGCAAGGTGAGGGATGCCAAGTGTCAAGCCTCCGTCCAGGGCACGAGTGAAGCTAAGCTTTCTGTGTCCTGGCAGATCCCCTGGAACCTTAAGTATCTGAAGGTCAGAGAAGTGAAATACGAAGTGTGGATACAAGAGCAAGGGGAAAACACTTACATGCCTTATATATTGTCCCATCAGAATCACACCTTCTCAGAAAACATTAAGCCCTTCACCATATACCTGGTGTGGATACGCTGCATCTTCAACAAAAATCTCCTGGGACCTTTTGCAGATGTGCTCTTGTGTAGTACATAACCTGTCGCGCTACCTGGACAGCTCTGTCCTGCTCTCCGCTCCATCTGTGGTTTAAAAACCTACTGTCCTGTAGTTTGTAGAGGGCTCAAGAGGACTAGGCTGTACCAGTGCCTAAGTGTCCATTTGATTgcactctgtgtgtgtgtgttctttaaatggtatttatttccagtgagtgtttaaaaaagaactgTTCTTCAGAGAACTTCCAGAGGTCAGATTATGTGATGAATACATGTAATTGAAAACAGAATGGAAGCGAATTGTGTGTACCTCGGTCGTGATTTGAATTTGTTTCTATTGTGTAGTGAGTATCTAAGCACAGCATTAATCCGCAGTTAATTCCATGGCTAGGTGGGCAATTCTCATCAGCTTTTTCAttgtaagttatttttttcaataactctGTCTGTAGGTTTGAGTTAAAGGTTTGGTATGAGAGCTTTCATTAAATTGCTGTAAACCTCCTTGGtacttttttgcattttattgtcTATCAGGATGATATTGTGATAGATTTATCTGTTGCTGTGATAAAATGTGTACGTGggtagctttttatttttcatattttggcTGAATAGCATATGAATGGCatatttctttgcagagaaggagactACGGTATCAGCACCATgcttaaaatctgattttactGCACCCCAATAGCAAAATgaaaggctggagcagcaggtaGGAGGTTGAAGTgggtaaaataatttattgtgaTTTAAtacctgtttctgttttgtgagtTATGTACGTTTCcttgggaaaggaagggggaaaggaagggggtCTGGAAGAGGCAGTGGGTGAAGGAGGTTGCCCAAATAAAAATCCTCTCAAAGAAAATCCTTCTTTGGTTTTGATCAGTATAATCTGTTGATAATAGCTGCTAATAGGTGCGTGTTTTGCTAAGTAAGAGGCAAGTCCCAAAGGGAAGCTTTCTGGGTGCAGATTTTGCTGGATGTGGtgctgggagaagaggaagaagaatcaGGCAGGGGCTGTTACGTGGCTGCAGTTGAGTTGGGCTGAGTGAAAAATTAA
The genomic region above belongs to Cygnus atratus isolate AKBS03 ecotype Queensland, Australia chromosome 2, CAtr_DNAZoo_HiC_assembly, whole genome shotgun sequence and contains:
- the POMGNT2 gene encoding protein O-linked-mannose beta-1,4-N-acetylglucosaminyltransferase 2 — encoded protein: MNIAAVFNALLVSVLAAVLWKYIKLREHVFMVEEELVLTRQSQELSQVQIDYHAALQTLVEDGTRMVCTGRMHTDRICRFESLCYSTEAEEFVYFHSNSSVMLPNLGSRRFQPALLDLSSVEDHNTQYFNFVELPAAALKFMPKPVFVPDVALIANRFNPDNLMHVFHDDLLPIYYTMQQFTDLDPEARLFFMEGWSEGVHFDLYKLLSNKQPLLREQLKTLGRLLCFTKSYVGLSKITTWYQYGFVQPQGPKANILVSGNEIRQFTKFMMQKLNVSLEESSSEEYIVVFSRTINRLILNEAELILALAQEFQMKTITVSLEEHSFSDIVRLISNASMLVSMHGAQLVMSLFLPRGATVVELFPYAINPEHYTPYKTLATLPGMDLQYIAWQNTAREDTVTYPDRPWDQGGIAHLDKAEQERIIKSTEVPRHLCCRNPEWLFRAYQDTKVDIPSLIQVIRQTVKSKPGPKKQKWSGSLYPGKVRDAKCQASVQGTSEAKLSVSWQIPWNLKYLKVREVKYEVWIQEQGENTYMPYILSHQNHTFSENIKPFTIYLVWIRCIFNKNLLGPFADVLLCST